aAGCAGACAGCACAACAGCTACAACTGACTCACAGCCACACatccttagatgaaatcaactccaaataaaatcaataatatcTCACCGGAGGATGCTTAAACAACTCAGAAAAcagcatatataattattataaacctgtgtgactttatttctttcatgtGGTATATGTACTAAAGCTTTTTAAGTCTGTTTAGTGTTCCTTTTAGTTTGTCACTTGGCCATTGACTTTGGTTAaatgtgccctagaattgaaaattgaatttacctcggcatagttaaataattagtgTTCTgtatatggaaatgacatacagtgagtctcaaacaccattgtttcctccttcttatgtaaatttgatttttgtaaaagacctctgaagaacaggcgaatctcaacataacaccaactgtgacgcaacagttgggatcattaatatgtacgcccccgaCTTTTGCATATACctgcccatgttcaaggcattaaacaagccagtattaacgtctggagctgcacagccaaataaacagactttatgcaggtaagcaagcaaggacaacagcgaaaaatggcagatggagcaataataactgtaacgaagcgggactcaggcagagatccatcctgccgtggctgcccaagccacctgacctgctgtgGCTTCCCGACActcctgacccaccgtggctgGCCAGCACTCCTGTCCTGCCGTGGCCACCCGAGctacctgacctgccgtggctgcccgagccaccaGACCCGCCGTGGCTTCCCGACattcctgacccgccgtggctgcccgaggatcctgacccgccgtggctacccgtggctcctgacccgccatggtacCTGGAGTTCCtggacctgccctggagacctccataCCCGTCTGCATATCCAGCATCACCTGCCAGTAGGTCTCCAGGGCACCCACCCCCCCTCACCGATTGTACCATCCACGGCGCAAGGACGCGCCTTCCAGGAGGGGGACATTCTGTCACGTTCCCGTTCATTccggactccaattcccataatcctccctgccagtcacatgcacacactccacaccaatcagtaattgccacatacagcttagCACATTCTCTGGTCTATttaagactcactcacacaccacctcattGCAAGGTCTTGTTTACTCCTGTGACAATTCTGAACTTGAACCGGCAAACTTgtgtgcgaagcggccggctggcttgagtGCGGAGCGGCCGGCGGACTTGaaagcgaagcggccggcgggcttgagcgTGTTGCATAATGTGACAAcgtgtaaactgtctttctaaatatttcattagcatgttgctaatgtactgttaaatgtggttaaagttaccatcgtttcttactgtattcacggagacaagagccgtcgttattttcattactaaacacttgcagtctgtataattcataaacacaacttctttataaatctctcaacagtgtgtaatgttagctttagcccttTAGCCACACATAGGCTACTATCAATCTCATTcagaattaaatgtaaacatccaaataaatactatacttacaagatctgatatgctgcatgacgaacactttgtaaagatccattttgagggttatattagctgtgtgaactttgtttatgcaatgtattatagagtcacgagcttgggggcggggagcgcaagcatttaaaggggacgcgtgctgaatcggtgcatatttaatgatgccccaaaataggcagttaaaaaactgaataaaaaaatctatggggtattttaagctgaaacttcacagacacgttcaggggacaccagACCTGCCAACATGTATAAATTTTGCGTAGCGGGTacgcattttgacctcaaagtacgctggtacgatttgtcactctataCTACGCAAAAATCCGGTGACCCCTCCGTGCACGCGTAGTACTCAAATCCAGCAAAAGAGTTCGACCAATCTGAGCGCTGGGTTCATTTCCCCAAATAGCAAGAGGCAAATGCGTACAGCCTATCAATAAAAAGACACTGCAAATCGACAGCTACACAAAATTCCGCTCAATCCCTCCTTCCACTCCCCGCCGTCTCAATGACTGAAATCTCAAGCGAGGACAGTACACTCATGCACTTTTAACTCCTTAAGGTAAACGGGTATAAAATGCACAAGTAATGTTGAAtaacaaatctaaataaaatttaagTCGCTATATGGCTTAgtgattatgaaaatgttgtgatgtgtgactgACTGACAAGCCCGAGTCTGGAGAAACAGGCATTAATTTATTCTCAGTGTTGAGAAACGTATAGCCTACATGTGTTGCGTTATTGTGTTAATACTAACTAAAGCACCTAATTATGTTACGTAGCCtacttattttgtatgaaaactaGCACATTAGTTACTTATGCAGTTAAAATGACCATTGTCTGAACTTGTCTCAAAGCTGAGCGAGCTCTCATAAACACAAACGCGTGCGCAGACACAGAgaggtaaaatgaaaattgccgtgcttggtttaaaatttgttcttgcttgtgttatttttttgtcagaaaacatttttaattatccacccgtgttttttttaaattcgtTAAATGAAGGACGCTTTAGTTAACACAACCCATCGTTATATGTCGGACTAACTTCTTGATATTCTTGAATACTCGATACGTTTTGCTCGTATTGGTCCTTTCTATTCATcgtcaactgttttctataaatatgtttgtattggctaacctttattcagcgaatgtttgtcttgtttataaTTCAAAGACAGCACGTTACAAATACAAACTCTTTTTTCTGTGGGATTTCGTatcatatttggatattggaataataaattaagtattttaaatgaatcacatgtaaactcaatgtttactgttttctaagggtttcttaattttttgactagttttcattacaaaacctgTATAAACGACTCGACTGTCAGGTtagttgtatgtaaatatagcctacttgaaattgcaaacaatAATTTTTAGTCCATACTAAATAATTGAATGCCATTCACTTGTGGTTGTCAGCAATGcaatattaatcatgaatttaaaaaaatgcttttgaacaGGTATAGTGAAATTTTGAATtgtgtcaaattaaaaaaactttaacagtcaAAATTAGATTAACGAAGATGGGTGAAAAACCCATGTCCCGTCCCGTCACACTGGTACTCGAAAAAATTTTccaaggttggcaggtctgggacaccttagacttatattacatcttgtgaaaaagcgttctatggcacctttaaattcattATCTTCCAGCAACTCTTGATAGCATGCTATCACTATTGTCTACAATATTTCATGCTCTTGACTGCATTTACATACCTTTTACTATGTGCACTTTTTGGAATCAGTAACTGATAGCTGGATTTTGACACATGTGAGTTGCCAAATGAGCACGAAAGTCTTTAAAAACAGCAACTTTCAATTTTGAACTTTCATTATCAAGTTGTACCATTGAGAGAGCTCTTCTCATAACCCTTTTCATTAGTTATTTTGCCCATTTAAACTTTAAGCTGTCATGTTTAAAtgtatttggcttgctgtccacaGTGGAGGGGCTtgaggaagcagcttcaactcgagcttaGATATACCCACCATTGGGACTACTAATGCTTGGAAGATATGTCTGGTAGCAAGATGCCTAAATTATGTTGGTGGAGTTGGTGAGGGATGCCAAAACAGCTGATGCTGGAGCAAGGTGAGAGGCTGCTTATAAGCTCTGGTAgttaattgaaagattagatggGTTCATTCCTCCCGAAATTACTTTTAAGGACTTCACTTATTGAACAAATTGCTTATGGTTATGCTTTTATTTGgcatttttctttgttgtaATATCTCTAAATGTTCTTGTTTGGCAATATACACAAGCTCCTTTTAACTGATTTGTCTACAGGTCCTTTGAAACAGATCAtttgagacattttttttttttttaaatcttcagATGACACAtttgattaataatataatCATAACTAAAACAATTTATAAGTTACAATAAATCATATGTTTTAATcgtatattgtttgtttttcctttaCATCTTTgtgttaaatattgaaatattcaaGCAAAAATGATGCTTATCCAAAAACTCTGCTTGAATACAGACAACTGGCCTACTCACACTCAACCCCACAAGACCATGCTGGTGAACCAGCTACAGCAGCTCCTTTTTGCTTATGAACAGCATGACTATGCTGGTCTACCAGTTAGAACAGCAGTATACCAGCATTATATCAGCactaaccagcataaaccaacCTGGACCAGCATGAaatgctggtttatgctggatttttcagcagggataGCTTCTGTATGACCATCCACACAAATGCAGGCTGAATAAACAAAATTTCTGCAGCAAAGATGTTGACTGGTTAATACAAGATTTTTGTGTTATGTTAAAATCTCCCTGAAACATTTGTTTTACATATAaattggtcatttttttgtcatgctgGTAACCTTGACAAACAATACAAAGTAGCAGCTCAAAACTCACAGACCACACAAACCACACAGCACCTGACAGACCACACAGCACTAGCTAAAGAAAGtgttaaatgttaaaggtgccgtagaacgcgttttcaaaagatgtaatataagtctaaggtgtctcctgaatgtgtctgtgaagtttcagctcaaaataccccatagatttttttttattcatttttttaactgcctattttggggcatcattaaatatgcgccaattcaggctgcggcccctttaaatgctcgcgctccccgcccccgagctcacgactgccttaaacagcataaacaaagttcacacaactaatataaccctcaaaatggatctttacaaaatgttcgtcatgcagcatgtctaatcgcgtaagtatggtatttatttggatgtttacatttgattctgaatgagtttgatagtgctccgtggctaaagctaacgttccacactgttggagagatttataaagaatgaagttgtttatgaattatacagactgcaagtgtttaataatgaaaatagcgacggctcttgtctccgtgaatacagtaagaaacgatggtaactttaaccacatttaacagtacattagcaacatgctaaagcaacatttagaaagacaatttacaaatatcactaaaaatatcatgatatcatggatcatgtcagttattattgctccatctgccatttttcgctattgtccttgcttgcttccctagtctgatgattcagctgtgcacatccagacgttaatactggcttcccttgtgtaatgcctcaatcatgggctggcatatgcaaatattggcggcatacaccccgactgttacgtaacagtcggtgttatgttgagattcacctgtttctcggaggtcttttaaacaaatgagatttacataagaaggaggaaacactggtgtttgagactcactgtatgtcatttccatgtactgaactcttgttattcaactatcccaaggtcaattcaatttttcattctagggcacctttaaaagagaAGCCGAGTGGATGGAGATACTGAAGCAGCTACAGAAGGAAGTGGGTGAATTAAGAGAGACATATAAAGTACAGCACCATCTTTCAGAATCACTTCCTGATGACAAACAGACATGAAGTTCAGAATGAGTCTCTATACTCTCATCAGTAACACAGATGCAGACAAACACCTGTAAACTACTCCAACACTTGCTCTTTTACACTTACTTGTGCTAGTTTGTGTTATATAGACTAAAATTGCTCAAATTTACAGGGTCGTCCCAGACAAAAGCATATTCTGAAGGATTAAATGTTACTATATCTAAACATTAGATACAGACACTCAAACacagaacaaaataataatctaaCTGTCATAGTTGTTCAGTTTAGTGTTTTCATGGACTTTCGGTTTGTTGTCATTTGTCACGTGTCCAAAGTTACTGTCATTATTAGTTTATATGTCAGCTGTGTTCTATTAATTATCCTCATTTGTGTTTGCTACTTAAGTTCCTCCTGTTCACTCTGTCTTTGTCCGATAACTGTTATGTATAGTGTGTGTTGTGCCTGCCTGTTTGCATGCCTATTAAGGAATATTGTTATTAAAACCCGTTGTTGAAACTTTAGTCATCTTCTTCGTctgtctacactgtaaaaagaacatTGTAAAATGTGCGGTAAATTTAATCACGGTAACTATTTTGTTACTGTTTATTATTGTACAGTAATAttactgtataataataaacacagtAACAAAATAGTTACCGTGATTAAATGTACAGTAAGCATACTGTGGAATAAAACACAGCAACTTGCTTGCTAATAGCTGCCAGCAAGTTACCGTACATTTCACAGTgttctattattattactgctgtattttttttatcactgcaaatatactattACTGTAAACTGCTTTCATTGTGAACTGTAAAATGAAGACATGATTTTTATCACAAcatgacatttatttaaaacattttaaatttgaaaatacgtgggcataaaatattttacattatatttatatttatattatatttataagctatacatttttattattatgtatacAACACTCCTAAACATACAAATCCATCCTCTTTGTTGAAGttgaattaaaatgtccagatgtaactgaaaatgattaaaagagaaagtaaatataattcaaaaacaGTAGAATTTTAAGCTTCAAAATCCTTGATACTGACTTTGTTTCTGAATGGGAAACTTCCTTCTGGGCTGGAGTCGTTTCCTGCAGTGGAAGAAATTAGTCATTAATGTAGATGACTAAGAAGGCAAGACTGATGGCTTGATGACAATGAATACAAGTTGGACTGGCTAAATTAAATTATCCAGTCAACAttagtacactgtaaaacccgATAAGTTCGGAATACTCAAAATTATTGTAGACACCGATTACCTCAAAAAATTTAAGTAAAGCAACTCAAATCTTTAGTAaagaataattataattaacaattaagtcaaactgaatttttttaaatttttgttttatttaatttttaagtcCACTGTACTTAAAACTATTGTTTACCATacataatatttcttatttttaaaatattttgatgcAGTGGTTGTAAAACCCAAGATGTTctgaatactcaaaacatttaagtaaacaacTCAAAGATTATTTTCTATTACACAAATTCagtaattacaatttaattgaaatattgaataaactAACTTTAACTGAATTTTACTAATTTTTATGGTTAAGTGTTGGTTAGCAACAGCGCACAAGCATGCGCTAATTTAACCATCAAAGACACTATAGGTGCATCTCAATTCGTGTAGccatgcactattctatgacgtttttaagtacaaatagtgtgagtagtgtgttcacacagaaaattccaaaaagaaaaagtgcattttaaatacccggatgatgcactaaattaacggaaaaaacgaagtgtggaatgttggacatgtcatgcactcaactgtcgtaGCTTAAATTACATTGCGAAGGGGGAGGGGGGATCAGACTCCGTtgtttaatgacaaaataaatgtatataattcaTACACTACATGGAAGAGTACATTGTATAAGTTcatagtgtatagtgtgtcATTTGGGATGCAACTTATCACTATTTACTTGCATGAACTGTTAATCAACAAACATGCAGTATATACAGCCTTGATGTTTGACAACCCATTCTCGACCTAACCGCAGGCACTACTCTTCACCTCGATGGTAACCCTAAAAACTTTTAACGGTTATGGTGGTAACATCGGCAACCCCGTGATATGGATGATGTCACTTTATATCGCtcagtaaacttaaaaataataattttattaaaagtataagggtttactcaaaaatgttgagctacacaaaaataaaacaaaactccttgttcagaaaatgtaattgttttaatttgCATCAATGATTGAACAGACTTTAATTGCAGTGTACTCAATTTGTATAAGTAAGTAGTATCCAGGTTTGTGTATTACTATGGTGACCATATTAACTAGTGTGACTGCATGATAATGGGTGGGCCTcagtcagctccctagttcagtagtcagggcactgatcagggaatcagccattttaagggctgtctcgATCACAGAATTCTTCCAGTGCACTGAAATATTTGCTTGTTAAAAAGCGAGCAAATATTTCTCTTTATACGCATTCATCATTAAAGTCTGTCCTTGAATGTTTCCTCATATCTGTGACTTTCCTAACCATGTATTTTAACaattatgttatattttattatattatagtcaCGCAAGTCAGGCAGACACCAGAAAACTCTGATGAATATAAATCCAATACAAAGTTTAATAAATTCTGGCAAGATAATCCATAAAACAGGCAGAGTAACACACCTTAACATAATCATTAGTAACACtgaacagaaaataaaatactatttattaggtgcactgaaagtaataatattaaaggtgccctcgaatgaaaaattgaatttatcttgccatagttaaataacaagagttcaagacatggaaatgacatacagtgagtctcaaactccattgtttcctccttcttatataaatctcatttgtttaaaagacctccgaagaacaggcgaatctcaacataacactgactgttacgtaacagtcggggtgtacgcccccaatatttgcatatgccagcccacggtcccaacattatcattatgaaaggcattagacaagggcaaaacgtctggatcaatgtctgaatcaacagactaggtaagcaagcaagaacaacagcgaaaaatggcagatggagcaataataactgacatgatccatgatatcatgatatttttagtgatatttgtaaattgtctttctaaatgtttcgttagcatgttgctaatgtgctgttaaatgtggttaaagttaccatcgtttcttactgtatttacggagacaagagccgtcgctattttcatttttaaacacttgcagtctgtataatgcataaacacaacttcattctttataaatctctccaacagtgtgtaatgtttgctttagccacgcagcatagcctcaaactcattcagaatcaatgtaaacaatataacagtatacaatactcacataatccgacgcatgcatgccgcatgcatgacgaacacttaaagatccattttgagggttatattagctgtgtaaactttgttacggcactgtttaaggcaagcgcgagctctgtgggcggagagcacggaatttaaaggggccacagcataaatcggcgcgtttataatgatgccccaaaataggcagttaaaaaaattaatttaaaaaaatctatggggtattttgagctgaaacttcacagacacattcaggggacaccttagacttatattacatcttttaaaaacataatctagggcacctttaatatacatcatctgtgcatgaggtagggccttaaaaacatcagccaatcgtttacgcgatcatcgtgtaaacgattcgccctctggcttgtcaatcactgccatgacgttccttttGAGAGATGAGcacggctgcgctctccagtaactttccacactctacaggtgccgcatgcaatgtttttgtcaggagacaggagtaacaactgcagattatgagttacctgcggtgagtccgacaaaatgaatccaaaaaacacgacacagcgaatgccggtggtaaacactcgtgttccaatacgagtgtttacgagttttgggaggcgttcctttgaaatgtgttgtgaaggaggggggctgttcttacgcatgcgctcatttcaaaaactcagtaacagtctttggattctcagtcgacgaaaaaatcctctctatcacctttaagtaGTAAATACAAATGAGACTaattaatcaaacacagctgaaaCCACATGAACTAATGACAGTTACTATAGAAACAAATGAGAAGCGGGAAAttaaacacagaaaaacagGAACTAATGAAATACATTCTAAAAGTCTGTGCATGACAAAACCAACTAAACATAATTGTGACAACTATGTTATGTTCCCCACAATGTAGATAAACTACCTTGTGTCTGTGGcaacatgcgttttctttcacTTCAGCCCACTTCGATATTTGATTAATCATGCCATAGCTAGAAAAACAATGAGAAACGGCTAGCACACTTTGCTAACACACATGCATGTGCATGGAGTTCCAGTTTACTTTTATCCAAAAATGTTACTCCACCAAACTGATGATGTTATCAATTATTGACAGATAAAATCTATCAAATTTATGTGAGAAAACAGTTATCTTTGTAATATGGCTTATAGTGCCGCTCTCTGCATCTCTCTCCTGGCATACTCCTAAATACAGGTAAACTTACATGAGGAAACATGGCAAAATATGAGCAAAGTTACCTTGCTGAAGTCAAATCCTAGAGAAAGTGTGGAATCTCCTCTGTTTCTGCTGCTGAAAATCTCCTGCTCAAAATTTCTTCATTGTGATTcacagtaaaaaatatatttactgtcgAATTTCCCGCCATTGAAATTTAACCATGAGGATTTGCAGATTTACAGCAACATGCTGTGTGTATAGGTAAGGATTTgttcattttacagtaaaaatgctGTGAAAACTACAGAAATTTGTTACAGTGTGTCTGCAACCACCCGTAACACTAACACTAATAAGAATATAAAACTTAATTAATTGAATATAAGTTTGGCAACATTTTACTTAAATcctttatatataatgcattataaaagtatttgtaTTGCATTAATTATTCCTTGTATAATGCaccttataatgcattgtatgaTCTCATTAATAATCGTAACCACAGTTCTAATTATAATACTTATGTTACACCTTTAgaatgtataatgcataaaacacatgagaaacaatgtcagatgtaacaaggaaTCTGCAATTATTATAATGCTCTTTAactttggttacaattatttatgaaaatatataatgcattataacataCATTATGAATACTTTTATATAATACTTTATATATAAAGACTTTAAGTCAAGTGTTACCATAAATTTTACTGTGGAAGTGAACGTGTGTGTACATATTTCTTAGATTGTCTTAAAGAGAGAAAGTCCTTTATGTCTGTTTGTAATTACCGACAACATAAACAAGTATGTGATTTAATGACTTGTTTTAATGGTTTTCTCACAGatccatttaaaatgataattacaTGGATAATCAGCCCATCCTGGTGTATAAGTTAAAACACAGTTCTGTCCTGTATCTCCATTTGACTCTCCAGACCTCCAGAAGCTGTAAGTACAGATCAGCATTAGATGTTCAGTGCTGCATTCTGTGTGATATGATACTGACTGTGAGAATCATTATTAGATTAAATCAGTTCAATTCAGTGATTTCTCACCCAGAGGTCATGTTGGTGCCATCAACCCATTTCCATGTGCCCTCTTCATCACTGTTAGTCAAACCAATCCAGACTAGAGCACCATCAGACATTTTCTTAACAAAATCCTGAGGAGAACAATTATGTTGTAATCTGAAAATGACAAACTTCAACTGACTTCACATCCTTTCACATCCATCCAAAgcaagtacacacacatacttatATGTGGTTTACAGGGACTCTCCATAGGTGTaatgtttttatactgtacaaactgtatattctatccgcctacactacccctacccctaaacctacccattacagaaaactgtctgcattttttttgaatttcaaaaaaacacaattttttaagccatttggccacatgtttacattgtaatgtcattatacacatttgtgtcctcataaaccatatatacaagaacacacacatattttccatagacataatgattcttatactgtacaaactctttattctatcccctaaacaCAACCCTCCTCAAAGAAAACATTCAGCAAAATGTCAACCACAAGGTCAAACATTTCTGGTATTACTACCCCTTTGAGGACAAAACATAGAAGGACCACACAGACACGATCTTTCACTCACTTGTTCCTCTTTGttgtttatgatgatcagatcTGCTCCTCTCTCTGTACAGTTTCTTCTGCTCTCAGTCCAGTTCTTCTTCTCAGAGGAAATGTAGTAAAAACTGGATTGAAAGTAAATCCATCCATCTAAACACAACCAGTTAAAGTATCAGCTCTTCATTCCCATCACACTCAACCACACCACTTATCATTTGTACCCAAAgattatgtattttatgttgttaaTGTTGAATGTTTGTATAGTTGTGGTCATGATTACCCTTTTCATGAAGACGTATTAGTAGACCATAGTAACTCTTTAATAAGGATAATAACACTGTCATTTCATTTGTCAGGTTTTGGTTCTTGATCTCTATCTGATCTTTCTCTGTTTTTAAAGCTTTGATTGTGATTAGTAGCTGATCTCTCTCTTCAGTGAGGTTGGTAGTCGTGGTTAGTAGCTGGTCTCTCTCTTCTGTGTAGTGTGTGCTCTTTGTATGGATGTAGACACACAGCACTATGACTGCAGTCAGCAGAAGAACACACAGCAGCACCAAACACACTAGAGCTGCTCTGGAGCTTCTGATCCTCACACGATCACTTCCTGAACACCACagatatgaaaataaatgactGAACATGTGCAGACTGTGATGTTTTCATCACAGAAATGAACATGATTACCTGTACTCTGAAGTGGTTGGTGTGTGTTTATCTCTGTCCTGAAGTCATGATCTCTCATACTGTCACAGATATCCAGCATCATCTCCACTCTCTGTCTGTCCATGTCCTGAAGCTCAGTCCTGCTCACACACTCATAAATGACCTCAGATATCTCTAGTCTTTTATAGTCAGACATTATAACACTGAATGTTGCGTTTAGTTCAGTTGCTCTCCGTGTCTCTGCCACCTGGTTCTGCTTTTAACAACACTTATTTAAGCACAACGGAACTGGGATAAGAGAAATGTGTGGAGTCAAACATCAAATTATTGTTCACtttctaaataataaaattatagcGCATCTACTAAtaattatatacaaataaatcgATTTTTACCGATGCAAGTATGTTAGAAATGATGCATCGCGATACACATGCCCACTTGTATCCGTATATGTATTGCATCAATTTAAAAAGGGATGGGGATGGTAGGGATGGTAAGATTCACTGCTTCGCAT
This genomic stretch from Megalobrama amblycephala isolate DHTTF-2021 linkage group LG2, ASM1881202v1, whole genome shotgun sequence harbors:
- the LOC125258647 gene encoding CD209 antigen-like protein C isoform X1 codes for the protein MSDYKRLEISEVIYECVSRTELQDMDRQRVEMMLDICDSMRDHDFRTEINTHQPLQSTGSDRVRIRSSRAALVCLVLLCVLLLTAVIVLCVYIHTKSTHYTEERDQLLTTTTNLTEERDQLLITIKALKTEKDQIEIKNQNLTNEMTVLLSLLKSYYGLLIRLHEKDGWIYFQSSFYYISSEKKNWTESRRNCTERGADLIIINNKEEQDFVKKMSDGALVWIGLTNSDEEGTWKWVDGTNMTSGFWRSGESNGDTGQNCVLTYTPGWADYPCNYHFKWICEKTIKTSH
- the LOC125258647 gene encoding CD209 antigen-like protein C isoform X2 gives rise to the protein MTELQDMDRQRVEMMLDICDSMRDHDFRTEINTHQPLQSTGSDRVRIRSSRAALVCLVLLCVLLLTAVIVLCVYIHTKSTHYTEERDQLLTTTTNLTEERDQLLITIKALKTEKDQIEIKNQNLTNEMTVLLSLLKSYYGLLIRLHEKDGWIYFQSSFYYISSEKKNWTESRRNCTERGADLIIINNKEEQDFVKKMSDGALVWIGLTNSDEEGTWKWVDGTNMTSGFWRSGESNGDTGQNCVLTYTPGWADYPCNYHFKWICEKTIKTSH